A single genomic interval of Sinorhizobium garamanticum harbors:
- the purQ gene encoding phosphoribosylformylglycinamidine synthase subunit PurQ: MKSAVVQLPGLNRDRDMIAALTKISGHKPATVWQTETEIPDVDLIVIPGGFSYGDYLRCGAIAARMPVMQAIKAKADQGVKVLGVCNGFQILLEAGLLPGALMRNASLKFVCREVKLEIVNADTAFTRAYSKGQVIRSPVAHHDGNYFADAETLKAIEGNGQVVFRYAEGTNPNGSINDIAGIMNAKGNVLGMMPHPENLIEAAHGGSDGRGIFASALDVIAA, encoded by the coding sequence GCTCACCAAGATCTCCGGCCATAAGCCTGCGACCGTTTGGCAGACGGAAACGGAAATTCCGGACGTCGACCTGATCGTCATACCGGGCGGCTTTTCCTATGGCGACTACCTGCGCTGCGGTGCGATCGCCGCGCGGATGCCGGTGATGCAGGCGATCAAGGCCAAGGCCGATCAGGGCGTCAAGGTCCTCGGCGTCTGCAACGGCTTCCAGATCCTGCTTGAAGCAGGCCTCCTGCCCGGCGCGCTGATGCGCAATGCGTCGCTGAAGTTCGTCTGCCGCGAAGTGAAACTGGAAATCGTCAACGCGGACACCGCGTTCACCCGCGCCTATTCCAAGGGCCAGGTGATCCGCAGCCCCGTCGCTCACCACGACGGCAATTATTTCGCAGATGCGGAGACGCTGAAGGCGATCGAGGGCAATGGTCAGGTCGTGTTCCGTTACGCCGAAGGCACCAATCCGAACGGATCGATCAATGACATTGCCGGCATCATGAATGCCAAGGGCAACGTGCTTGGGATGATGCCGCATCCGGAAAACCTGATTGAGGCGGCACATGGCGGTTCGGACGGACGCGGGATTTTCGCTTCCGCCCTCGACGTAATCGCTGCTT